The Candidatus Angelobacter sp. nucleotide sequence TTGCGGCGCTGGCGCGCTAGGGCCTTGGCGTTTGCGGCGGCAGGGGCCGGGTTGTTGGTCCGCCGCATCCTGCCGCCATTGAATCGGATGGTGTCTCTCGGGTCAGACATGCGATGATCAGTTCTTTGCCGCCATGCCCGGCACCGAGCCAATCACAATAAAGAGTATCGATGACACCAGGCGAACTCCGAATTCATCGACAACGACGAAAGGATCTGTCGGCCTCCTATCAGCAAGCCCTCAACGAAATCTCCGCGATCCTCTTTCGTCACGATCCGATTGGCATTAATTTCGAGGACAACACCGACGAATATGATCCGGAAGCCGGCTCGGTTCTATCTCGGATGAGCGACAACCTTTCACTCGAACAGACGACGACGATCGTGCATGAGGAGTTCGTCCGCTGGTTTGGACGAGAAACGGCCGACCCGCGAGAGCGCTACGCCGCTGTTGCGCCCCAGATACTCGCGGCTTATCAGAAGTTCGCCGAATCCATCCGTTGAAATACTGTGTGTCAACACGCCCCTCGCATAGCCGCTTGCGCTGAGTTCAACGTCCTCTATCCTTCACTTGCTTAGACCCAGTTTTTTGCGAACGCTGGTTGCCATCGACCGGGGATGTTGGATCTTCACCCATTCGAACCCCGCGGCAAGCGCGGCCAGACATCCCGCCTCCGAGTCCTCCACGACCAGTGGATTAATCGCGTTGAGCAGTTGCGCCGCACGGATGTAGGGGGCGGGATCGGGCTTGTGCCTAGTGACATCCTCTCGAAAAACAAACGCAGAAAACCGATTGTGAATTGAAAGGGCGTTCAAAATCGGCTCGATTTCTTCCCTTCCATTTGAGGTTACAACTGCCATTGGAAGCCGGATCTCTGCCAGCAGAGCAACGGTTTCCTCGTATACCGGTGGCGTTTCGAGCATGCGGACACGATAAGCACGGTCCTTGCGAGGGTACTCTTCCATCAGAGCTTCGGACGAAACAGATCCAGCAGAGAACTCCGCTAAGTTTCGAACGATCGAAGGCAGACCTTGACCTATACAGCGCTCGGCGTATGCCATCCATGGAAGGTCAACACCGAATCGAGCAAGCACTCCCCTCCACGCCCAATGATGAATTGGTTCGCTGTCGACAAGAACTCCATCAAAGTCGAAGAGAACGGCGTCAAATGCTCGCGGCACGGTTCTCAATACAATACTCCAGCGAAGCGGGTGGTGTTAAGCGCTCCTAATCCGCGAAACAGTCCGCCGGACGACAAGCGCTTCAACGCGCTGTTGTGCGCTGCGACAAGTGCCCGCATTTGTGCTGCGGGCATTTGCCTTACCAGCCACAAGCCGCGATACCAGTTCAGCGACCAATTCGGG carries:
- a CDS encoding HAD family phosphatase, whose translation is MHHWAWRGVLARFGVDLPWMAYAERCIGQGLPSIVRNLAEFSAGSVSSEALMEEYPRKDRAYRVRMLETPPVYEETVALLAEIRLPMAVVTSNGREEIEPILNALSIHNRFSAFVFREDVTRHKPDPAPYIRAAQLLNAINPLVVEDSEAGCLAALAAGFEWVKIQHPRSMATSVRKKLGLSK